The Bactrocera dorsalis isolate Fly_Bdor unplaced genomic scaffold, ASM2337382v1 BdCtg324, whole genome shotgun sequence sequence TAAAGGAAGTCTTTGTAAGGATTTCTGTACGCGTTATATGTATGGCAAGttgtaaaattttggaaatctcaataatattttcacttattGCTCACGTTGCGAAAGAAACTCGTCGATTACATAATAACCATCCAAATATTTTAGATTGTATAACTCATTTATTattatgcatttatattttttttatccataTAACATACGTTTACCATTTACTTAACGTAACTACCGACATTTAGTATGagttttaatatgtttttttaaatgatcACTACGCATGAACCGTCGCTCACATTCTATGCATATAAAAGGTTTCTCTCCAGTGTGTGTGCGAAGGTGACGATTGAGATCATCCTGTCGTTTAAATGACTTTTTACAAAGGTTGCACCGACATGGACGGTGGGGATCAATTAAATCTTCCGAAGTATCTTTTCCCAATTGGGACCACCCTATAAATGCAGCATGCCCAGATAGCATTGTTAAATGTTGTTCCATCGTATTGGAATTTTGCTTTTTGATTGTATGTGTCACGAATTCAGAAGACATTTGATCTTCCGGGACCAAAACTGaggaattttgttttctttgttcagcTGTTTCGGGTGGCACTATATGATACTCCTCGCTATTTTCCGGtcgttctagttttatttttataggttTGTGATCCAATAAGCTATCAGACGTAAGTTTTTCAGACACTTGTTTAACTTTCGCTTCAGACGTTACATCTTTAGACTGACCGCTGTTTTCAATTAGAGCTGCCATAAAATGCATCCCTTTGCTATATTCTTCCGTTTCGTTAGGAAAATCTGAATCATCAAAGCTATTTTTCGAATCAGACGATTCATTCAAATAACATCCCTTTTTGGAACGATTTCCCTCTTCTTTTACTCGTACTTTTTTAGAACAATTTTGCATCTGTTTAGCATGAGTAGCAAGGTGTTTCGTGAGATGGTCACTACGAGAGAATTTCTTTGTGCACTGTGAAAACgcaaatcaaatataaaatgttaaaatttaaattataaatttccaaCCTGTATACATTCAAACGGTTTTTCTCCCGTATGCGTTCTCACGTGACGATTAAGCTCATCGGATCTAGTAAATCCTTTACCACAGTTTTGTTGTGAACAAACAAAAGGTTTGATGCCAGTATGCCAGGTTAAATGTGAACGTAAGTGAGAACTCTTTCCATAactttttgtgcaattttcatACGGACAAGCAAACCTTCGTTTGGGATCTACCGGATTTGGTATGGGCATCAGCTTTATTGTTGGTGTAAGACGAATTTTAGGACTATCTGTACGTTCATTGGGATTTGTATTGCTAACGTTTTGAAACTTTAAAATACTTGCTGGGCGATCATCGATATCTTCGGGAGGTTCATGCTTTATCTCGGATCTTAATCCTGGAATCAATGAAAATAGGAGTTTATTTGtggtaaaattataattatatctaCATTACCATCACTCCCACTTATAGCAGTTGGTAACAACAGCGATGTTGCAGCTGACGTCATCTCTTGCGGTGTGGGCGTGTCATTtattttggcagacattttgtTGCGCACTTTAAACcaagtttttcttcaaatattgacTATTAGCATATTAGTGTATTTATTTGTACAATATATGTGTTTTTAATAAGTAATTTGGACTATGAGGATAAGAATGTCCGAtttgtttttaaagttttgtCGTCGCAAGTTTTCAGTAGGCGTTCCCGTTAGCTTTAGAAGTCCAATCCCACCCCGCTTATCTTTCCAATTTGAAGTACACTATTGTAATTTCATGTCTACAAATAACAatccttaaaaaaaatagtatttttgctGTCGGTTAAAactaaacaataacaatttgatACAATCAATGAATTAATTATGTTAACCGCGtcaaaaccgattttttttaatatatgtccACATACCGGGGAAACCACTTGCATTTGCTATGCACAATAAATTACAACGTCTCCCTGTGGCACTACCAACATACATTTATTCTGACTAATATCGTATTCACAcagtgtttttattaatatctCTATGCGATAACATTCGTTTGCCGATTTGTCTTTACAAAGAAAACGTCATACGAAAAGGCATTTCCGTAGAATAAATAAGATATTtctatttcaaaaaaagtaagGGAAAATTTTAGTATACCATCTTAAGATTTCGgaaataaaatgggtatggccggatagaggaggttctccagatcaataatatatatagttatagccACGTGAACTTAGTTTTCAAGATATTgcgtttaaaattgaaaaataacacTATTTgaagtatgtatttttttagatttttaaattaattttacacttatataTTGCAATTATATAAACTACAACTTGACTAATTCGTTCGTACACCCTCATTTTACattatatagtgcaaaaatagttttatatcaATAGTAAACTTATTGTTCGTCTTTTACTTATTACTGCTAAGTTGCAGGGAATATGGTGAACTCCCAACTTGAAGTTTTTCGGTTCtgttagccgtccaatcgaGCATCACACATAgttcaatttgcaccttctcatTATTTGATGTTCCCTGGTCCGCCAGAAAACTAAGCCAGAGATCGTcaattgttttcttatttttgaattgttttatgTTCCCTGATCAAACAATGACGAATAGTTGTAAATTTTCAACCGGAGAACTCACCTCACAACGATGGAATCCACCCCGTAAAAATAGATGTTGTCTTGATATTTCATTGCTGTCAATATTGCCAATTGAGTCGGcatattgcttttgtttgccaaaagttgagtaaataatttttatgtttcaagCCAGCAAATGCTCGATGCtacttggaaaaaaattttgtcaatagTCGGCAATAGTTGTGGCTCTGTTATCCAATTAGCGGTTAAGTCACCGTTTAACTACCGAACAGCCGCATTAGATACCTCTATTCaggtttattttttcaattgacaATACTAACCGATTTTCCTGTGTACATAAGTATGATCTGATAGTGTGTAAAATACACAGTTACACCTACTGAAAATAGCAGGAGAAGACCATAAAAACGAATCGAACATCCATAGTTTCATAGTACAACAGAACCAGaaaatactcatacatatatattataaagatATATACACTAATATACTAATAgttaatatttgaagaaaatataggtTGAAAGTTTCCCAAAAATTgccacaaaaattctttatacACTAAAGAAGTGCATTTGCATGACATTAGAGGAGTTATCTGTctgtaattttccaaaaatttgggtAATATTTTGTTGCGTTATATTTGCTCAAAAATGTAAGTGGCGTGAAATGCAACCCTAGCGAATTAGTCAGCCATCGCACAAACATAAAACTTAACGAAATCCGCCCGTAAAGGTGTTCGTTTCTACGTGTTTTCTGCCGTATTGGAAAAAAGGTTTTAGTTTAAGTGATAAATTGTGtacaaaaaattccaaacatataaatctttatatttaGTATTTGTGGAGTGTAAAGTGATAGTGTTTTAAGTAGGTATTGGGAAAATTTAGATGGTGATGCAAGTGAGCTATGAACAAGTCGTAGTGATGACAAAGAGAAACTTGATTGGAATGCGTAGATGAGTAAAAGTAATTGAACAAAGTAGACAGTTACAAGTTTGTAATAATTAGTAGcttcaaactttaaatattgaaaatgttcAGTTTTTGTGTACATTAgcaatttgataaaatatagcATTTACATTAATATTTGAGATAAGGTGTTGAGTTTTGAGAATGTGTGTTGGCATTTGTTCATAGCATTGcgcgaataattaaataaaaagggtGACTAAGATGCAACACTGCTTTGCTGGTAGATATTCGATTGGAAGAAAGAAGCCGGTCGTAGTCGTTTGAGAGTAGAGTAATTGAGAAGTCGTTTAACGAAAGTGGAACAACGTGGGAAAGTATGTGTTGAATTAAGGAGTggagttaaatattttaaaaatctccAAAGAAAGGATTAAAGTGTCGTGGAATTTAAATCTATcggaattttcttttttatcaacATTCTAAGACACTCAACACAAACAGTTAATATACAATTATTAAAGCGGTTAAACGTTCATTCGTATGTACAAACGTGCGgtacttaatttaaaaaaagcgaatgtaaatgtaataaagaatACGAATAAATTGTGAAGTGCAAACCTTGTGTGCAACCAACGGTATTACACAAACATCAGTATATATGTACTACATTTGCTTCATATGCCCAGATTACAGTcgtgattaaatttttttgcattaagtACGTcttaaatgcatttttagttattcaaaaattaaaaaatgccaTCTGTCTGACCAAACTCTGCAAGCAATTTCCCTTTCAGATACGGTGAATTAATAACAAACATTTCatcttttttatgtaaaaaagagGAATGAAGAATTTTTTCAGAATCTTGTAATTATGTgatgtgttttatttaatttgattaaattcTTTCGCTTAAATAAACAATCCTCGGAACTGCTGGGTTTTACTATAGCATCCCCGTATTTCGACATAAAATTGGTATGGGCGATAGAATGTTGTACTCCAGATTATGAAAAATAGGCTGGGATTTAGAAAAGCATCCCCCAATTTCGAAGTTAAAATGGGGCCTCCagatcaagaaaaaaaaatgtatatagttgccgctgacatatggtttttgagatatttgcatttaaagttcaaaaaatccACTATTTAAAGCGCTTGTTTCTccgatttataattaattttacacttacatttttaacatttatagtatatccactaacacttcacttATTCGTTtctaactatttattttatattaaatagtgtaaaaataactttaattccaTATTAAACGTTAGTTGAGATCCATTTATTCATACGATAAGAAAATGGTTGTAAAGAAACAAAAGATTCGTGTTACCATATTTTGTACataatggaataaaaataagacAATAGAGCGATTATGAAGTCATTAGAAATGAGTAATATAAaatctttcttaatttttatctttataaATCTCGGTGTCGGATtgactagggttatttttttttgaagcgcggctgAGGGCCCCCAACGCGAAAGAACTTAACACGCCCAGGTGTGGgtccgaccagggttatttttttgaagtgcaGAAAGGCATCCTATGCGAATAACTAATGTGgggtattaaaaaattcattttaaatcgGGGAAAACACGCggtttaaataatttagtttttgaacTTCAAATGCAAATCCGCACATACCTATTTTAACCTCGAAATCGGGTTAAAATTTATCcaggaaatatatacataaagcagCACGAGATTATATCAGTCTAAAAGTCATAACTTAAGATATGTAATCTTTCTATGTATTAAGGAAATTTacacttatattaattaatattttattcactaACACTTATATGCATTAAATAGAAAtttcacatttacatatttattaataaataatgcacAAATAGTATAAATCGTAATTAAAGTATTCTCAAATTTGacttatttacaaacatataataaGTGTTACCATATTGATATTTTGCAAATggacaaaagtaaaaaaagaaaaatacaaaatccgGAATCGTTTGTTGGCTTATGTAAAATCTTTTAGTACTTTCCTTCTCttgataaatatgaatttttttgagGCGCTTTCGGTGAAGTAGTTCGAATGGAAAGAAATTAGAGAACGCCATTGTTGGATAGACCGgggttatttattttaaatgcagAAAGAGGATTGACGCGAAAAATTGTGAATATCCCACTACCAGAGTTATTTTTGTGAATACCGAAATTAGTTCGACGCTAAAGAACTGTAGacacccggtgttggatcgaccaGAGTTATTTTTGCGACTCTCGGCCAATGAAGTCAAGGATGTCTTATAACTatttgttttctatattttcagtTTAATCTTATACTACTATTTGTTTGCATGtacgtaaaattataaaactttaattacgattcaaaactatttgtacactataaataaataaatgtctaAAACTATTTAGTGATGTGATTTTGTATATAATGTTGAATAATAGAAGTGGAACTCATAATAAATtaagattatatattttttattttgtgagtTTTGGACTCGAaaatctcgaaaactataagtctcttctggctacatatacatatatgcaattcttaatctgtAGAACATCGTCTATCCGCACATACCCATTTTATGTGCGAATTCGGGGGATGCTGTATTAAACCTTTCCCTAATCagaaaataatttcttcataTTTGTGCGTGTTatacaaaactgttttattttaggTTAGTCTGTTTATAACCTTTTAAGTGCTTAATCGATATTGTCTAAAAGTGCCGAAATAacatttcataaaagtattataaaaatggCCGAAGAAGTCGATCGTAACGATCCCGAACTGAAATATCTTTCCGTCGAACGGAACCAATTTAATGATCCAGCAACTCAAGCTGAATGGACACAGAAACGTCTTGTTTGGGTCCCACATGAGAACCAGGTATGTATGacatataaacttaatacaaacaaaactatgccgttagtaaaatttttaaaccgcTACCAAAACAGTTCGAAACAATACACAAGAATTATTCTGATTAAAGTCTTCACATCTTCAGCTTAGTCTACTTTAATTTATTAGGTCTGTTTATTTGTTGAACAacgttaatttataaaaaatagtgcGAGCCGAAGATATaaccaaatatgtaaataattactatgtatatataattttttgtacataaaaCATGAGAAATTTGCCTTATCTTGCAAAATCAACAATTCCCTGTCCTTGGTAAAACAAAAAGTCAAAATAAGatatcaatttatatttatttttaattcctaattgctacatattttaaatggaaatttataagtaaataaaaaaaaacataatctTTAAAGAAAAGCTAGAAAAAATATGGTCGTATTCACAGTTTATAGTAGTAAGTCGGCCGAAAAAACATTATTGTTAAAAGGCGTTGGCTATGTTGAAATATTATAGTTGCGGTATCTCATTTATGTAGCAACATACAAGTAGATATGTctatacaaatacataatacCTAGGTATTTTTTAGACCGTTCTATACGCAAATGTGTAAATTGCTTTGGGCGATTGTCTTTTGTAAAGTGCAAATGCTTTGCGAATTACCAATTGACATAAAAATGGAACACATGGCCAAATTAATAAGtacatttaatactttttagagtgaaaagaaaaagaatttaattaatataaataataataataaatataacattCTCTCCAAACCTCAATGAAAGTTAATTGATTAGTTAATAAATGCCATACGGgtgtatgtacttattatttgGACCATGTGTGTATGTCTAAATATGTACACGTATGATGATGTAAATTAACTTAcgttcttaaatatatttgtttaagtaTGACTTTGATTCTTCAGTATTTCAGATGGTTATAACAATATGCATTTTGAGCAGTTCAATGACTTGAATAAGTCTGCATGAAAAGAGATGTTGGTCTCGATCACGTGGTTCACTGTagttaagaaaattgtaataataataatattagtataAAAAGTTGTCTTTAATTACACCactatgtataaacaaatttactaTTAACCGATTTGGATAAATTTCGTGGGTGTGTGGTGAATAAAAACTGGTTTTCTTAATggtttgcaaatatgtacatatgtattattgaTTACAAATCGTAACACTGTTCTAGCGCTGAATGTATATGCTAAATTAGAGAAGGAGACACAAACTGTTAGAATTCTACAAATCTGAAGATTATACCGGCAATATTAAAAGTTGATAAGAAGAAATGCCTTCATTTGAAATCTTTTAGTTTTGGATGTCTGCAATTTTAAAACTTATATGCTATAGGAAAAATCGATAAACGTTCATTTAATTCGGAGATTTATAAGATGATTGTTtctaaatcgaaattttttgacAACGACTATAAAATGTTACAAATATAATGTGAAAATGCCTTCATTGCTGTCTATATTCGGATGATCAATTTTCCTAtttcctttaatatttttatttaagttctaaaaaaagaataaaaacataAAGCGAGCAtgcaaattaatataattttttattttgtgagcCTCGTGCACATAATATCTATacaacaataattaatatattgttttttttttgtattgtttctAAATGGCTTGTTCTATTTAAACCATTACATATATTCCTATTCTCTGTAATTATTAATGgtgcgaaaataaaatttttagttactACCTATGTTGTTAtcatgtttttcttttttttttgcatttatctgCCCTACACTTCCTAACACCGGCAtgcaccaaaaaaatatttttgccctAACacgaatatttcataaattattcagaaagtttttttaaataaagaaaacaaataatacaccACTGGCaggaaataaataacattattagtttttttgcaTAGAATTTCTCTGTACAttggcttttgttgttgttgttttaacggcttagctaatccccgttaggatggtaagggtcgtttgcgttgtcgtcgaggtcatctaacgggaggcccaagaaacgtgctgtttcgacggtgTCGGATCAAAAggaggagggtgttagatgagtggggtttGTAGAagatgcaaagaggtggccagtgtcatgcggagactcgttgcatgcaggacatacattaggtatgtcagggtcgattctggatagggaggagtttaacctgcagatcaatatccagaacgaagttgcgctggGGTCACTCgtgtttctcgcggcaactggagctcttcgtctgctataggcggtggtttgactccaagaacgccatttacgggaagggagtcggtgaaggtgttgatggctccactgtggatggcggtcagtacctgtcgaaagtcagttgcgtccgaagtccggtcggcgtactgctcgatgtcgtcgacgtagtcgaggaaaGACTgtctgcaagggtgattcccaCGGAAACATtccagcaggaactgcttggagagtagttcattatgctcctttacaggtagcataagcgtctcactgtggaggtgatcaatgggagacatcaaaaggcatcccgttgtggtccggagtgctgtattctggcagatctgaagtttcctcatctgcgtccatattggtgctgcgtagttgaagatcggccggccgattgccttgtaagttgccaacaacgtttcgttgtcttttccccatgtgctgccggct is a genomic window containing:
- the LOC105229419 gene encoding oocyte zinc finger protein XlCOF8.4; this translates as MSAKINDTPTPQEMTSAATSLLLPTAISGSDGLRSEIKHEPPEDIDDRPASILKFQNVSNTNPNERTDSPKIRLTPTIKLMPIPNPVDPKRRFACPYENCTKSYGKSSHLRSHLTWHTGIKPFVCSQQNCGKGFTRSDELNRHVRTHTGEKPFECIQCTKKFSRSDHLTKHLATHAKQMQNCSKKVRVKEEGNRSKKGCYLNESSDSKNSFDDSDFPNETEEYSKGMHFMAALIENSGQSKDVTSEAKVKQVSEKLTSDSLLDHKPIKIKLERPENSEEYHIVPPETAEQRKQNSSVLVPEDQMSSEFVTHTIKKQNSNTMEQHLTMLSGHAAFIGWSQLGKDTSEDLIDPHRPCRCNLCKKSFKRQDDLNRHLRTHTGEKPFICIECERRFMRSDHLKKHIKTHTKCR